A section of the Falco biarmicus isolate bFalBia1 chromosome 3, bFalBia1.pri, whole genome shotgun sequence genome encodes:
- the LOC130145440 gene encoding LOW QUALITY PROTEIN: aprataxin and PNK-like factor (The sequence of the model RefSeq protein was modified relative to this genomic sequence to represent the inferred CDS: inserted 3 bases in 2 codons; substituted 1 base at 1 genomic stop codon), which translates to MEPCSTECSGFPLENTMRNMAGNGKTGTKTPASSVGRKARQRHSKLSKRVGQISSKGNRIEETVNKEQMTGSASQQAHXGRTSXSFGAQEGTLEPDANLDYKTXISDSTRSADTSESSKQNKRKRTPCVYGTGCYRKNPIHFQQFSHPNDDDNHETEIVTQDNNDNQPECPYGTACYRKNPQHKLEYKHSAPPGERAVEKDAANEETGRSLMQANVNLLYRSTRLYTLSEAARFKQIGS; encoded by the exons ATGGAACCTTGTTCCACAGAATGCTCTGGATTTCCTCTTGAGAATACCATGAGAAACATGGCAGGGAATGGCAAGACTGGAACAAAAACCCCTGCAAGttctgtgggaagaaaagctaGGCAGCGGCATAGTAAATTGTCTAAAAGAGTAGGTCAGATCTCCAGTAAAGGAAATAGAATTGAGGAAACAGTAAACAAAGAGCAGATGACTGGTTCTGCAAGCCAACAGGCTC TGGGCAGGACTTCCTGATCTTTTGGTGCCCAGGAAGGGACTCTTGAGCCTGATGCAAATCTGGATTACAAGAC GATTTCTGATTCAACCAGAAGTGCAGATACTTCAGAAAGCTCCAAACAGAACAAGCGTAAGAGGACACCTTGCGTGTATGGAACAGGCTGTTACAG GAAGAATCCCATTCACTTTCAGCAGTTTAGTCACCCTAATGACGATGACAATCATGAAACAGAGATCGTAACTCAGGATAACAATGATAACCAGCCTGAATGTCCGTATGGAACGGCTTGTTATAG gaagAATCCACAGCATAAACTAGAATACAAGCACAGTGCACCTCCAG GAGAAAGGGCTGTGGAGAAAgatgcggcgaatgaagagacgggacgcagcttgatgcaagcaaatgtcaatttattgtacagaagcacgaggttatatacactttcagaagctgcgcgttttaaacagattggttcttga